The following proteins are encoded in a genomic region of Bradyrhizobium sp. SK17:
- a CDS encoding MATE family efflux transporter → MSDVPADKIATDAEKRPPSSSQARVKALLEGPILQTLLGLAWPNAIAFSAGTLVAVAETYYIGRLGVDALAGLALIFPCVMLTMSMSGGAMAGGVASAIARALGADDRDRAATLATHALLIGISLGVVFMLGMLMFGPSLLKSLGGKGHALAQAVAYSHVYFGGAVIPWLLNTMAGILRGTGNMKLPSLMILNSACQIVLGGVLGLGFGPVPQLGMHGVAAGTLIAYSINIAVIGWYLFTGRAGIVPKLRGLHVQSAMLLDILKVGAVACFSPLQSVLTTGVLTHLLAVFGTAALAAYGIGARLEYVLISIAFSVGVASVPMMGIAIGAERISRAKRIAWTAGFVAFIVIGLPTGLIAMLPDLWINIFTEDSIVRAIGREYLATVAPFYAFLGLGSSIYFSSQGAAKVLGPVLAQTARLLLIVLGGWWLSRQGAPVARFFDLAAVSMVVLGVWSSASIALSHWAKPKGCSENNTSRLHWLTRRRHG, encoded by the coding sequence ATGTCTGATGTTCCTGCCGACAAGATTGCAACCGATGCGGAAAAGCGTCCGCCCTCATCTTCTCAAGCGCGCGTAAAAGCGCTGCTCGAAGGACCGATTCTGCAAACTCTGCTTGGGCTCGCTTGGCCGAACGCGATCGCATTCTCCGCAGGCACCCTCGTGGCAGTCGCAGAGACCTACTATATCGGCCGGCTCGGGGTCGACGCGCTCGCCGGGCTCGCGCTGATATTTCCTTGCGTGATGCTAACCATGAGCATGTCAGGCGGAGCAATGGCCGGTGGCGTGGCATCAGCCATTGCGCGTGCGCTCGGCGCGGACGACCGCGACCGCGCTGCAACTTTGGCGACACATGCCCTTCTGATTGGAATCTCACTCGGCGTCGTCTTTATGCTGGGCATGCTCATGTTTGGCCCATCGCTGCTCAAGTCGCTCGGCGGCAAGGGTCACGCATTGGCACAGGCCGTTGCATACAGCCACGTCTACTTCGGCGGCGCAGTCATACCTTGGCTGCTCAACACGATGGCAGGTATTCTGCGCGGTACCGGCAACATGAAGTTGCCCTCACTCATGATCCTCAATTCCGCTTGCCAGATTGTCCTGGGAGGTGTGCTGGGCCTTGGCTTCGGGCCGGTACCGCAACTTGGCATGCATGGAGTTGCGGCAGGCACACTGATCGCTTATTCAATCAACATCGCGGTCATCGGCTGGTACTTGTTCACCGGGCGCGCTGGCATCGTTCCCAAGTTGCGAGGGCTCCATGTTCAGTCGGCAATGCTTCTGGACATCCTGAAAGTTGGTGCCGTTGCTTGCTTCTCACCGTTACAGTCCGTCCTGACGACCGGGGTCCTTACACACCTTCTAGCGGTGTTTGGGACCGCTGCACTCGCAGCCTACGGCATCGGCGCAAGACTTGAATACGTACTGATCTCGATCGCCTTCTCAGTCGGTGTCGCATCGGTGCCGATGATGGGAATCGCGATTGGTGCGGAGCGCATCTCCAGAGCCAAGCGCATCGCCTGGACGGCAGGGTTCGTCGCGTTCATCGTAATTGGCCTGCCTACAGGACTCATCGCGATGCTCCCGGATCTTTGGATCAATATCTTCACTGAAGACTCGATCGTACGGGCCATCGGCCGCGAATATCTTGCAACCGTCGCGCCATTCTATGCCTTTCTTGGACTTGGATCATCGATCTACTTCTCGTCGCAGGGAGCAGCGAAGGTACTGGGGCCAGTGCTGGCGCAGACGGCCCGGTTACTCCTCATCGTGCTCGGAGGCTGGTGGCTATCAAGACAAGGAGCACCGGTCGCGAGATTTTTTGACCTCGCCGCTGTCTCAATGGTCGTGTTGGGCGTTTGGTCCTCCGCCAGCATCGCGCTTTCGCACTGGGCGAAACCCAAGGGCTGCTCCGAGAATAATACCTCAAGGTTGCATTGGTTGACGCGTCGTCGTCATGGATGA
- a CDS encoding aliphatic sulfonate ABC transporter substrate-binding protein — translation MTTRRIILAAALAFSALAVVPAHAEDKPAEIRIGTQKGGLFPAVRQRHTVEDAFKPLGIEVKWIDFQFGPPLLEAINVGSVDFGFVGDTPPIFAQAGAASIRYVAAVTSDGSNQAIIVPADSPIRTLADLKGKRVAFGKGSSAHNLLVAALDKAGLSWTDITPTPLAPADATVAFSRGIVDAWSIWDPYLALAELKDKVRVIAFDKDVHKPNAFYIAGSDFVAKYPSTVAKLNAIFAAEGKWAADHREEVARAQAEATGVDIEAIRRFVARSNYQVVPLDAEIVRSQQAIADRFKAIGLIPKPINVSDIVWKWTPGS, via the coding sequence ATGACCACCCGACGCATCATCCTTGCCGCCGCACTGGCGTTCTCGGCACTTGCGGTTGTGCCAGCTCACGCCGAAGACAAGCCGGCCGAGATCCGCATCGGCACCCAGAAGGGCGGCTTGTTCCCCGCTGTCCGGCAGCGCCACACCGTCGAGGACGCGTTCAAGCCGCTCGGCATCGAGGTCAAGTGGATCGACTTCCAGTTCGGGCCGCCGCTGCTCGAGGCGATCAATGTCGGCAGCGTCGATTTCGGCTTCGTTGGTGATACGCCGCCGATCTTCGCGCAGGCCGGCGCGGCCAGCATCCGCTACGTCGCGGCGGTGACGTCCGACGGCAGCAACCAGGCGATCATCGTGCCGGCGGACTCGCCGATCCGGACGCTCGCCGATCTCAAGGGCAAGCGTGTCGCATTCGGCAAGGGCTCGAGCGCGCACAATCTGCTGGTCGCGGCGCTCGACAAGGCCGGCCTCAGTTGGACCGACATCACGCCGACACCGCTGGCGCCGGCCGACGCAACCGTCGCCTTCTCCAGGGGCATCGTCGACGCCTGGTCGATCTGGGATCCGTATCTGGCTTTGGCGGAGCTCAAGGACAAGGTGCGCGTCATCGCCTTCGACAAGGACGTGCACAAGCCGAACGCGTTCTACATCGCGGGATCGGATTTCGTGGCGAAGTATCCGTCCACCGTCGCGAAGCTCAACGCGATCTTCGCCGCAGAAGGAAAATGGGCCGCGGACCACCGCGAGGAGGTGGCCCGTGCCCAAGCCGAGGCGACCGGCGTCGACATCGAGGCGATTAGGCGCTTCGTCGCGCGTTCGAACTATCAGGTGGTGCCGCTCGATGCGGAGATTGTCAGGAGCCAGCAGGCGATTGCCGATCGGTTCAAGGCGATCGGGCTGATTCCGAAGCCGATCAACGTGTCGGATATCGTCTGGAAATGGACGCCGGGCTCGTGA
- a CDS encoding short-chain fatty acid transporter, protein MARFSQALVAFAERWFPDAYVFVLIAVIAVAAGAILHGGSPLAVSRAFGDGFWNLIPFTMQMALVAIGGYVVAMSPPVAAVLTRLASVPKTGRGAVVFVGVLSIFLSLLNWGLSLIFSGLLVREIARRTDIRLDYRAAGAAGYLGLGCGFTLGITSSAAQLQANAGSIPASLLPITGVIGFSETILTWQNMVTVVMVTVVSAAICYFTTPAPEQAKTAEDLGVALGDDRIEARKPARPGDWLEFSPLLTILIALLAAGWLWQTFQSGNPLITLSGLNTYNFVFLILGIVLHWRPRSLIESFSKAMPSVSGVLLQFPFYAGIAQILTKVPNSSGTTLSDTIAHWFVGASSNSTVFSFLVGIYSALLGFFVPSAGGKWIIEAPYIMKAANDIGAHLGWTVMVYNIAETLPNFINPFWMLPLLGILGLKSKDLIGYTSVQFFIHFPIVMLLAAILMATFTYHPPIIP, encoded by the coding sequence ATGGCGCGATTCTCGCAAGCCTTGGTGGCGTTCGCCGAGCGCTGGTTTCCGGATGCGTATGTCTTTGTCTTGATCGCGGTGATCGCGGTCGCCGCGGGCGCGATCCTGCACGGAGGCTCGCCGCTTGCCGTCAGCCGCGCCTTCGGCGACGGGTTCTGGAATCTGATTCCGTTCACGATGCAGATGGCGCTGGTCGCGATCGGCGGCTATGTCGTGGCGATGTCGCCGCCGGTGGCGGCCGTGCTGACGCGGCTCGCCAGCGTGCCGAAGACCGGGCGTGGCGCGGTGGTGTTCGTGGGCGTGCTCAGCATCTTTCTCTCGCTGCTGAACTGGGGCCTCAGCCTGATCTTCTCCGGCCTCCTGGTGCGGGAGATCGCGCGGCGCACCGACATCAGGCTCGACTACCGGGCAGCCGGTGCGGCCGGCTATCTCGGACTCGGCTGTGGCTTCACGCTTGGCATCACGTCGTCAGCCGCGCAGCTCCAGGCCAATGCCGGCAGCATCCCGGCATCGCTGCTGCCGATCACCGGCGTGATCGGATTCTCGGAAACCATCCTGACCTGGCAGAACATGGTCACCGTCGTGATGGTGACCGTGGTGTCGGCGGCGATCTGCTACTTCACGACACCTGCGCCGGAGCAGGCCAAGACCGCGGAAGACCTCGGCGTCGCGCTCGGCGATGATCGCATCGAGGCCAGGAAGCCGGCGCGGCCGGGCGATTGGCTCGAATTCAGCCCGCTGCTCACGATCCTGATCGCGCTGCTTGCCGCCGGCTGGCTGTGGCAGACGTTCCAGTCGGGCAATCCGCTGATCACGCTGTCGGGACTCAACACCTACAATTTCGTCTTCCTCATTCTCGGCATCGTGCTGCACTGGCGGCCGCGCAGCCTGATCGAGTCGTTCTCCAAGGCGATGCCGAGCGTCTCCGGCGTGCTGCTGCAATTTCCGTTCTATGCGGGCATCGCGCAGATCCTGACCAAGGTGCCGAACAGCAGCGGCACGACGCTGTCGGATACGATCGCACACTGGTTCGTCGGCGCCTCCAGCAATTCCACCGTGTTCTCGTTCCTTGTCGGCATCTATTCGGCGCTGCTCGGCTTCTTCGTGCCGTCGGCCGGCGGCAAATGGATCATCGAGGCCCCCTACATCATGAAGGCGGCCAACGATATCGGTGCGCATCTCGGCTGGACGGTCATGGTCTACAACATCGCCGAGACGCTGCCGAACTTCATCAACCCGTTCTGGATGCTGCCGCTGCTCGGCATTCTCGGCCTGAAGTCGAAGGATCTGATCGGCTACACGTCGGTGCAGTTCTTCATCCACTTCCCGATCGTGATGCTGCTGGCCGCGATCCTGATGGCGACCTTCACCTATCACCCGCCGATCATCCCTTGA
- a CDS encoding molybdopterin-dependent oxidoreductase — MKQRLPGYCTLCRSRCGAVTVVEDGRLVGVEVLNNHPTGGALCAKGRAAPEIVASPRRLTVPLKRTHPRDAADPGWVEISWDEALTEIAGRLASIRAESGAEAVAFGVTTPSGTPMVDSFEWVERFIRGFGSPNLIYAVEVCGWHKDYAHALTFGRGIGFPDYDNADAIVLWGHNPARTWLAQATRIADARRRGAKVIVVDPKPNGSGQQADLWLRIRPGADGALAMGAIRHLITTGSFDAEFVDAWTNGALLVDRATGRFLRADALWPDGAPDAFVRLDASGAPVSCDTRYAQHSGGRLRGVLSVRARDGRMIAAATAFELLAERAAPYTPARVAELTWLPIADIEAFNALLAARPRLAYHSWTGVGQHTNATAIERAIASLYALTGACDRLGGNRWPVPPPTRALNDYNILSREQQAKALGITELPLGPPAKGWITARDFSRAVLEGEPYQVRALVAFGTNFVVSQGHSERNKAALNALEFQVHIDMFMNPTAESADFVLPASTPWERDALKIGFEITQAAVETVQFRPRMVEPVGAVKADYEIAAELALKLGMDELFFGGDIKAGWNYQLAPLGIGVEDLRGFPEGRRFPQAFRDEKYAVAREDGTVAGFATPTRRVEIYSELMLGHGHDPLPDHVEPVGSPLTTAADERFPLVLSTAKSGWFVHSSWRHVASLRRKSPDPAVEISPQLAARRGLVDGDWAVVETQGGAVRLKVRLNVALDDRVVVAEFGWWEDCPPLGRDRTAAAGIHTRNINAVLRDDARDPVSGSVPLRAIVCDIRRDGVASRGVWSGGRRFVVGERRIEADNVVALGLRPRDGGPLPDFLPGQHVMISLPGAAEARAYSLTGAGDLPDALSIAVKGRFLGETRRDDAPFFMPDRLHDLAVGDEVLLEPPGGIFTPPLKGPRPLIFLAAGIGITPFISHIETLQGIAPQDRVGEILLLHGCRNSREHPFAQRLAELEAGTPGLKRLTFYSAPLAEEPIGAHSLRHGRLDLAEAKPLLAGRPLVYICGSPDFVTAQIEAAAALGIPRFDIFAESFVSPPAVPDNLAPRTIRLAGSKQSFSWGPEQGTLLDAASAAGVALPSGCRVGQCESCAVEVVDGEFAHLGPVDASEGRCLACQAVPLTDLTLAL; from the coding sequence GTGAAACAGCGGCTACCCGGCTATTGCACGCTCTGTCGTTCGCGCTGCGGTGCTGTCACCGTGGTCGAGGACGGCCGCCTTGTCGGCGTAGAGGTATTAAATAACCATCCGACCGGTGGCGCGCTGTGCGCCAAGGGGCGTGCGGCCCCGGAAATCGTCGCCAGCCCGCGCCGGCTGACCGTTCCGCTGAAGCGGACCCATCCGCGCGACGCCGCCGATCCGGGTTGGGTCGAGATCTCCTGGGACGAGGCGCTGACCGAGATCGCCGGCCGGCTCGCCAGCATCCGCGCTGAAAGCGGCGCCGAGGCGGTGGCATTCGGCGTCACCACGCCGAGCGGCACGCCGATGGTCGACAGCTTCGAGTGGGTTGAGCGCTTCATCCGCGGCTTCGGCAGTCCGAACCTGATCTACGCGGTCGAGGTCTGCGGCTGGCACAAGGACTACGCGCACGCCTTGACCTTCGGTCGCGGCATCGGCTTTCCCGATTACGACAATGCGGATGCGATCGTGCTCTGGGGCCACAACCCTGCGCGCACCTGGCTGGCACAGGCGACGCGGATTGCCGACGCGCGGCGGCGTGGCGCCAAGGTCATCGTCGTCGATCCCAAGCCGAACGGCTCGGGTCAGCAGGCCGACCTCTGGCTGCGCATCCGTCCCGGCGCCGATGGTGCGTTGGCGATGGGTGCGATCCGGCATCTGATCACGACCGGCAGCTTCGATGCTGAGTTCGTCGACGCCTGGACCAACGGAGCGCTGCTGGTCGATCGCGCGACCGGGCGCTTCCTGCGCGCCGACGCGTTGTGGCCGGATGGCGCGCCGGACGCTTTCGTCCGCCTCGATGCGTCGGGCGCGCCGGTGTCATGCGATACCCGTTACGCGCAGCACAGCGGCGGCCGGTTGCGCGGCGTGCTGTCGGTGCGTGCACGCGATGGCCGCATGATCGCAGCCGCGACCGCGTTCGAACTGCTGGCAGAACGCGCTGCACCCTACACGCCGGCGCGCGTGGCGGAACTGACCTGGCTGCCCATCGCGGACATCGAGGCATTCAACGCGTTGCTGGCGGCCCGGCCGCGGCTCGCCTACCACTCATGGACCGGCGTCGGCCAGCACACCAATGCCACCGCGATCGAGCGTGCCATCGCATCGCTCTACGCGTTGACCGGCGCCTGTGATCGGCTCGGCGGCAATCGCTGGCCGGTCCCGCCGCCGACGCGCGCCCTCAACGACTACAACATCCTGTCGCGGGAGCAGCAGGCCAAGGCACTCGGCATCACCGAGCTGCCGCTCGGGCCGCCTGCCAAGGGCTGGATCACCGCGCGTGATTTCAGCCGGGCCGTGCTCGAGGGCGAACCCTATCAAGTGCGCGCGCTGGTCGCCTTCGGCACCAACTTCGTGGTCTCGCAGGGCCATTCCGAACGCAACAAGGCGGCACTGAACGCGCTGGAATTCCAGGTTCATATCGACATGTTCATGAACCCGACCGCAGAGAGCGCCGATTTCGTGCTGCCAGCGAGCACGCCGTGGGAGCGCGATGCGCTCAAGATCGGGTTCGAGATCACGCAAGCGGCCGTCGAGACCGTGCAGTTTCGTCCGCGCATGGTCGAGCCGGTCGGTGCGGTCAAGGCCGACTATGAAATCGCGGCAGAGCTGGCGCTGAAGCTTGGCATGGACGAGCTGTTCTTCGGTGGCGACATCAAGGCCGGCTGGAATTACCAGCTGGCGCCGCTCGGGATCGGCGTCGAGGATTTGCGCGGGTTTCCCGAAGGACGGCGCTTCCCGCAAGCCTTCCGTGACGAAAAATACGCGGTCGCACGCGAGGACGGAACGGTCGCCGGGTTCGCGACGCCGACGCGACGTGTCGAGATCTATTCGGAGCTGATGCTGGGACACGGGCACGATCCGTTGCCCGATCACGTTGAGCCGGTCGGAAGCCCGCTCACGACAGCCGCGGACGAGCGCTTTCCATTGGTGCTGTCGACCGCCAAGAGCGGCTGGTTCGTGCACTCCTCCTGGCGGCATGTCGCCTCGTTGCGGCGAAAGTCACCGGATCCGGCGGTGGAGATCAGCCCGCAACTCGCCGCGCGGCGTGGGCTGGTGGACGGCGACTGGGCCGTGGTGGAGACGCAAGGCGGTGCGGTGCGGCTGAAGGTGCGGCTCAATGTGGCGCTCGACGATCGTGTCGTGGTCGCCGAATTCGGCTGGTGGGAGGACTGCCCGCCGCTCGGCCGCGACCGCACCGCGGCGGCGGGTATCCACACGCGCAATATCAACGCCGTGCTGCGCGACGACGCACGCGATCCGGTCAGCGGCTCGGTGCCGCTGCGCGCCATCGTCTGCGATATCAGGCGTGACGGCGTGGCCAGCCGCGGCGTCTGGAGCGGCGGGCGGCGGTTTGTGGTCGGCGAGCGCCGCATCGAGGCCGATAACGTCGTGGCCCTCGGCCTGCGGCCGCGTGACGGTGGCCCGCTGCCCGACTTCCTGCCTGGACAGCATGTGATGATCTCGCTGCCCGGTGCCGCGGAGGCGCGCGCCTATTCGCTGACCGGGGCGGGCGATCTGCCGGACGCGCTGTCGATTGCGGTGAAGGGGCGCTTCCTCGGCGAAACGCGCCGGGACGACGCGCCGTTCTTCATGCCGGATCGCCTGCATGATCTTGCGGTCGGCGACGAGGTGCTGCTGGAGCCGCCGGGCGGCATCTTCACGCCGCCATTGAAGGGACCGCGGCCGCTGATCTTCCTCGCCGCCGGCATCGGCATCACGCCGTTCATCAGCCATATCGAGACGCTGCAAGGCATCGCGCCGCAGGATCGCGTTGGCGAGATCTTGCTGCTGCATGGCTGCCGCAACAGCCGCGAGCATCCTTTCGCGCAGCGGCTCGCCGAGCTGGAAGCCGGCACGCCAGGGCTGAAACGCCTGACCTTCTACTCCGCACCGCTCGCGGAAGAGCCGATCGGCGCGCATTCGCTGCGCCACGGACGGCTCGATCTCGCGGAGGCCAAGCCGTTGCTGGCAGGCCGGCCGCTGGTCTACATCTGCGGTTCGCCGGATTTCGTCACCGCGCAAATCGAGGCCGCGGCGGCGCTCGGTATCCCGCGCTTCGATATCTTTGCCGAAAGCTTCGTGTCGCCGCCGGCGGTGCCGGACAACCTTGCGCCGCGGACCATCCGGCTGGCCGGCAGCAAGCAGAGCTTCTCGTGGGGACCTGAGCAGGGGACGCTGCTCGATGCAGCCAGCGCGGCCGGCGTTGCGCTGCCGAGCGGTTGCCGCGTCGGACAATGCGAAAGCTGCGCGGTCGAGGTCGTCGATGGGGAGTTCGCCCATCTCGGTCCCGTCGATGCAAGCGAGGGACGATGCCTCGCCTGCCAAGCCGTGCCGCTCACCGATCTCACGCTCGCGCTTTGA
- a CDS encoding GntR family transcriptional regulator, whose protein sequence is MDQNLREQVLQRVRAEIISGQSLPGTMYSVPSLAASLGVSSTPVREALLELSRGGLVEPMRNRGFKVVEPTLTELRNLFDMREVLELHAAVLVATNPPSDLPAVRGWADQIAKAVETDDVQLYLEADRNYHREFIAAAGNELLTDMVMGLRDKMRLYGISSRAGLERQQASVPEHYRLIELALAGETEALPTLLRSHIRSWEPIFADALLRSKEYAREPLRQARG, encoded by the coding sequence ATGGACCAGAATTTGCGCGAACAGGTGCTGCAACGGGTGCGCGCCGAGATCATTTCCGGGCAGAGCCTGCCAGGCACGATGTATTCGGTGCCGAGTCTCGCCGCGAGCCTTGGCGTCTCCTCGACCCCGGTGCGCGAAGCATTGCTCGAACTGAGCCGCGGTGGCCTGGTCGAGCCGATGCGCAACCGCGGCTTCAAGGTCGTCGAGCCGACGCTGACCGAGTTGCGCAATTTGTTCGACATGCGCGAGGTGCTGGAGCTGCACGCCGCCGTGCTGGTCGCTACCAATCCGCCCAGCGATCTACCAGCGGTGCGCGGCTGGGCCGACCAGATCGCCAAGGCCGTCGAGACCGACGACGTCCAGCTCTATCTCGAAGCCGATCGCAACTATCATCGCGAGTTCATCGCGGCCGCCGGCAACGAGCTCTTGACCGACATGGTGATGGGCCTGCGCGACAAGATGCGACTCTACGGCATCAGCTCCCGCGCCGGTCTCGAGCGGCAGCAGGCCTCGGTGCCCGAGCACTATCGGCTGATCGAGCTCGCGCTCGCCGGCGAGACCGAAGCGCTGCCGACCTTGCTCCGCAGCCACATCCGCTCCTGGGAGCCGATCTTCGCCGATGCACTGTTGCGTTCGAAGGAGTATGCACGCGAGCCGCTGCGCCAGGCACGCGGCTGA
- a CDS encoding acyl-CoA dehydrogenase family protein: MMRSFTEDQVIFRDSYRKFLASEIAPHMEEWREAGIVDRNAFKKAGDLGFLMIWPEEKYGGMGDEDFRYEQIIIEETARSGCKGWFNTLHSRLVGSYFKRFGTEEQRDRFLPKCVSGETILAIAMTEPGAGSDLAGMRTTAEDKGDHFLLNGSKTYISNGINSDVVIVAAKLAGAEKKHAMVLLIVERGMEGFERGRNLKKMGMPAQDTAELFFNNVKVPKANVLGEPGRGFYYLMEGLAEERLISAVGSIANARKAFDITRTYVMDRKLFGRPLAEQQNTQFRMAEMDAEIDLVQVYVDHCVAEHNAGRLTSNMGAKAKMMSSEVEWKMLDLGVQLHGGAGYMDEYPISRMFTDARVNRILAGSSEVMRLIIGRDVFSEQYKSILD, encoded by the coding sequence ATGATGCGCAGCTTTACCGAAGACCAGGTCATCTTCCGCGATTCCTACCGCAAGTTCCTCGCCAGCGAGATCGCGCCCCATATGGAGGAGTGGCGAGAGGCTGGGATCGTCGATCGCAACGCGTTCAAGAAGGCCGGCGACCTCGGGTTCCTGATGATCTGGCCCGAGGAAAAATATGGCGGGATGGGCGACGAGGATTTCCGCTATGAGCAGATCATCATCGAGGAGACCGCGCGCTCGGGCTGCAAGGGCTGGTTCAACACGCTGCACAGCCGCCTGGTCGGTTCTTACTTCAAGCGCTTCGGCACCGAGGAGCAGCGCGACCGCTTCCTGCCCAAATGCGTCAGCGGCGAGACCATCCTGGCGATCGCGATGACCGAGCCCGGCGCGGGCTCGGACCTCGCGGGCATGCGGACAACGGCCGAGGACAAGGGCGATCATTTCCTGCTCAACGGCTCGAAGACCTACATCTCCAACGGCATCAATTCCGACGTCGTGATCGTCGCGGCTAAGCTCGCGGGCGCCGAGAAGAAGCACGCCATGGTGCTCTTGATCGTCGAGCGCGGCATGGAAGGCTTCGAGCGCGGCCGCAATCTCAAGAAGATGGGCATGCCGGCGCAGGACACGGCCGAGCTGTTCTTCAACAATGTGAAGGTGCCCAAGGCCAACGTGCTGGGAGAGCCGGGCAGGGGCTTCTACTATCTGATGGAAGGCCTTGCCGAAGAGCGGCTGATCTCCGCGGTCGGATCGATCGCCAATGCCCGCAAGGCGTTCGACATCACGCGCACCTACGTGATGGACCGCAAGCTGTTCGGCCGGCCGCTCGCCGAACAGCAAAACACCCAGTTCCGCATGGCGGAGATGGATGCCGAGATCGACCTCGTGCAGGTCTATGTCGATCACTGCGTTGCCGAGCACAATGCGGGGCGGCTGACCAGCAACATGGGCGCCAAGGCCAAGATGATGTCGTCGGAGGTCGAGTGGAAGATGCTCGACCTCGGCGTGCAGCTGCACGGCGGTGCGGGCTACATGGATGAATATCCGATCAGCCGGATGTTCACCGACGCGCGCGTCAACCGGATCCTGGCCGGAAGCTCCGAAGTCATGCGGCTGATCATTGGCCGCGATGTCTTCTCGGAGCAGTACAAGAGCATTCTGGACTAG
- a CDS encoding crotonase/enoyl-CoA hydratase family protein, translating into MSDETPVLTEVRGPILIITLNRPEAKNAANLALSKGVAAAIDRLDADDALSVGIITGAGGTFCSGMDLKGFLKGERPSIPGRGFAGLTEAPPKKPLIAAVDGYALAGGMEIALSCDMIVANRNAKFGIPEVKRGLAAAAGGLIRMPRQMPFRVAMEFALTGEFFGAERAYELGIINRVTDGPALEAALQLAAAIGANGPLAVKASKQVIVESRLWPEDQMWKKQQEIVGPVFVSEDAREGAAAFAEKRAPNWKGK; encoded by the coding sequence ATGTCCGACGAAACTCCGGTCCTCACTGAAGTCCGCGGACCGATCCTGATCATCACGCTGAACCGGCCGGAGGCCAAGAACGCGGCCAACCTTGCCCTCTCCAAGGGCGTGGCGGCGGCGATCGACCGGCTCGATGCCGACGATGCGCTCAGCGTCGGCATCATCACTGGTGCCGGCGGTACGTTTTGCTCGGGCATGGACCTCAAGGGGTTCCTGAAGGGCGAACGGCCGTCGATTCCTGGTCGTGGCTTCGCCGGCCTCACCGAGGCGCCGCCGAAGAAGCCGCTGATCGCGGCGGTCGACGGCTACGCGCTCGCCGGCGGGATGGAGATCGCGCTGTCGTGCGACATGATCGTCGCCAACCGCAACGCCAAGTTCGGGATCCCCGAGGTGAAGCGCGGTCTGGCGGCTGCGGCCGGCGGGCTGATCCGCATGCCGCGCCAGATGCCGTTCCGCGTGGCGATGGAGTTCGCGTTGACGGGCGAGTTCTTCGGCGCCGAGCGTGCCTATGAGCTCGGTATCATCAACCGCGTCACCGACGGCCCGGCGCTCGAGGCCGCGCTCCAGCTTGCAGCCGCGATCGGCGCCAATGGCCCGCTCGCCGTGAAGGCATCCAAGCAGGTGATCGTCGAATCCAGGCTCTGGCCCGAGGACCAGATGTGGAAGAAGCAGCAGGAGATCGTCGGTCCGGTCTTCGTGTCCGAGGACGCCCGCGAGGGTGCGGCTGCCTTCGCCGAAAAACGCGCGCCGAACTGGAAGGGCAAGTAA
- a CDS encoding SDR family NAD(P)-dependent oxidoreductase produces the protein MKLDSSVAAVVTGGASGLGAATSRALAAQGVKVAIFDFNEEKGEAIAKEIGGVFCKVDVTSDEQVDAGFAKARAAHGQERILVNCAGTGNAVKTAGRDKKTGEPTHFPIDAFNRIIQINLIGTFRCIAKSAQGMLSLAPLEHGERGAVVNTASVAAEDGQMGQAAYSASKAGVVGMTLPIARDLMAEGIRVNTILPGIFNTPLLQGAPENVKAALSASVPFPKRLGMPEEYAHLALTMITNGYFNGEDVRLDGAIRMAPR, from the coding sequence ATGAAACTCGATTCATCGGTCGCCGCCGTCGTCACCGGCGGCGCGTCGGGCCTCGGCGCGGCCACCTCGCGCGCGCTTGCCGCGCAGGGCGTGAAGGTCGCGATCTTCGACTTCAACGAGGAGAAGGGTGAAGCCATCGCCAAGGAAATCGGCGGTGTCTTCTGCAAGGTCGACGTCACCTCCGACGAGCAGGTCGATGCGGGTTTCGCCAAGGCCCGCGCGGCACATGGCCAGGAGCGCATCCTGGTGAACTGCGCCGGCACCGGCAACGCGGTGAAGACCGCAGGCCGGGACAAGAAGACCGGCGAGCCCACCCACTTCCCGATCGATGCCTTCAACCGCATCATCCAGATCAACCTCATCGGCACCTTCCGCTGCATCGCCAAGTCGGCGCAGGGCATGCTGTCACTGGCTCCGCTCGAGCACGGTGAGCGCGGCGCGGTCGTGAATACGGCTTCGGTCGCGGCCGAGGATGGTCAGATGGGGCAGGCGGCTTATTCGGCCTCGAAGGCCGGTGTCGTCGGCATGACCCTGCCGATCGCGCGCGACCTGATGGCCGAAGGCATCCGCGTCAACACCATCCTTCCGGGCATCTTCAACACGCCGCTGCTCCAGGGCGCCCCCGAGAACGTCAAGGCCGCGCTCAGCGCGTCGGTGCCGTTCCCGAAGCGCCTCGGCATGCCGGAGGAATATGCGCATCTGGCGCTGACGATGATCACCAACGGCTATTTCAACGGTGAAGACGTCCGTCTCGATGGCGCCATCCGCATGGCTCCGCGCTAG